A single Candidatus Zymogenus saltonus DNA region contains:
- a CDS encoding YfcC family protein, producing MADLDVKLPVGRLILGYVIIIALLLVVTAATHFVPAGMYERVEKINPKTGSTLEVIVPDSFKYVDQNPQGVVDFIFSPIKALYYKGPIGAMLVVFIIFVGGSFMAMRRTGALDSGILNFIKKFKGKEHLVIPIMMIFFSLFGALFGILEELVPFIIIIVPMAIAMGYDSIVGVMIIFGACAVGFTAAMTNPFTVVIAQSIAELPIYSGLLFRLGVWAVMISLAIAYTSWYARRVKNNPEKSLVAEYDVDFRKEFEEIEKEHSEFTPAHKKVVWTIGILVLLLLVIIVSGQLLIPSLIGDISFPLVFVIFLIMGILSGLLGGLGASGTLKAFGKGILTFLPASLLIMLARAIFVVADEGLIMDTVLYNLASFVGNFHAVTASWAMLLVQTVINFFIPSGSAQAMVATPVMVPLGELVGITRQTSVLAFQMGDGFSNLFWPTNVLLIVALSLAGISWTKWAKFILPLQVIFFVFGCVVLTVAVLINWGPF from the coding sequence ATGGCCGATCTGGACGTCAAGCTTCCGGTGGGGAGGCTCATATTAGGGTACGTAATTATAATAGCCCTGCTTCTGGTCGTGACGGCGGCGACCCACTTTGTCCCGGCGGGGATGTATGAGAGGGTCGAGAAGATAAATCCCAAGACGGGAAGCACGCTGGAGGTGATAGTGCCCGACTCCTTCAAATACGTCGATCAGAATCCTCAAGGGGTCGTCGATTTTATCTTCTCCCCGATAAAGGCCCTCTATTACAAAGGCCCTATCGGAGCCATGCTCGTTGTCTTTATCATATTTGTCGGCGGCTCGTTTATGGCTATGAGGAGGACGGGGGCCTTGGACTCAGGTATATTGAATTTCATAAAGAAGTTCAAGGGGAAGGAGCATCTGGTCATACCGATAATGATGATCTTCTTCTCGCTGTTCGGGGCGCTGTTCGGAATCCTCGAGGAGCTTGTGCCTTTCATCATAATCATCGTGCCCATGGCTATCGCAATGGGGTACGACTCCATCGTGGGGGTCATGATAATATTCGGGGCGTGCGCCGTCGGCTTTACAGCCGCCATGACAAACCCGTTCACGGTGGTCATCGCCCAGAGCATCGCCGAGCTGCCGATATACTCGGGACTCCTTTTCAGGTTGGGGGTCTGGGCGGTTATGATCTCCCTTGCGATCGCCTACACGTCCTGGTACGCCCGAAGGGTGAAGAACAACCCGGAGAAGAGCCTGGTCGCCGAATACGACGTTGATTTTCGCAAGGAGTTCGAGGAGATCGAGAAGGAGCACTCCGAGTTCACGCCGGCGCATAAAAAGGTCGTCTGGACGATCGGAATACTGGTTCTGTTGCTCCTGGTCATAATCGTCTCAGGACAGCTCCTTATACCCTCCCTTATCGGGGATATAAGCTTCCCGCTGGTATTCGTGATATTTCTCATCATGGGAATCCTCTCGGGGCTTTTGGGGGGGCTGGGGGCTTCCGGGACGCTCAAGGCATTCGGTAAGGGGATACTCACCTTTCTTCCCGCAAGCCTCTTGATCATGCTCGCCAGGGCTATCTTCGTCGTGGCCGACGAGGGATTGATAATGGACACGGTCCTCTACAACCTCGCGTCGTTTGTGGGAAACTTCCACGCGGTGACGGCGTCGTGGGCGATGCTGCTGGTCCAGACCGTGATAAACTTCTTCATCCCCTCCGGATCCGCCCAGGCGATGGTGGCCACGCCGGTGATGGTCCCACTGGGAGAGCTCGTGGGGATAACGAGGCAGACCTCGGTCCTCGCGTTCCAGATGGGGGACGGCTTCTCGAACCTCTTCTGGCCGACGAACGTCCTTCTGATCGTGGCGCTGTCGCTTGCCGGTATCTCCTGGACGAAGTGGGCGAAGTTTATCCTTCCCCTCCAAGTGATATTTTTTGTCTTCGGCTGTGTGGTCCTCACCGTTGCGGTCTTGATAAACTGGGGACCTTTTTAA
- a CDS encoding glucose 1-dehydrogenase: MEIRLNGKVLLVTGASTGIGRAIALEAARSGADIVVNYRSSDAAASEVEGEITRLGVRCLKAKADVSIEGEVFKMFEAIDKEFGSPPDVLVNNAGSMIERSLISEMSLDVWERVLAVNMTSVFLCSKEALKSMIPKKSGVIINITSIAAYTGGGPGSCAYASTKGAINTFTVGLAKEVARHGIRVMAVGPGVIETPFHEKFTSSKRRKEFKDIVPIGRVGTAEDIAPLVVFLASDYASFATGHHFDVTGGM; the protein is encoded by the coding sequence ATGGAGATACGCCTGAATGGAAAGGTACTGCTCGTTACGGGGGCGTCTACCGGCATAGGGAGGGCGATAGCCCTGGAGGCGGCGCGGTCCGGCGCCGACATCGTGGTAAACTATAGGAGCAGCGACGCAGCCGCATCGGAGGTTGAAGGAGAGATAACAAGGCTCGGCGTCCGCTGTTTGAAGGCAAAGGCGGACGTATCCATAGAGGGTGAAGTGTTTAAGATGTTCGAGGCAATCGATAAGGAGTTCGGCTCCCCTCCCGATGTCCTGGTGAACAACGCCGGCAGCATGATCGAGCGATCCCTCATCTCCGAGATGTCCCTCGATGTCTGGGAGAGGGTGCTGGCGGTCAACATGACCTCCGTCTTTCTCTGTTCGAAGGAGGCCTTGAAGTCGATGATCCCGAAAAAGAGCGGAGTCATAATAAATATCACATCTATCGCCGCCTATACGGGAGGCGGGCCAGGCTCCTGCGCCTACGCCTCCACGAAGGGGGCTATAAACACCTTTACGGTGGGGCTGGCAAAGGAGGTGGCAAGGCACGGGATAAGGGTCATGGCGGTGGGGCCGGGGGTGATAGAGACCCCCTTCCACGAGAAGTTCACCTCTTCAAAGAGGAGGAAGGAGTTTAAGGATATTGTCCCCATAGGGAGGGTGGGCACGGCCGAAGACATAGCCCCCCTCGTTGTTTTTCTCGCATCCGACTATGCCTCCTTCGCCACCGGCCACCATTTCGACGTAACCGGCGGGATGTAG
- a CDS encoding HD domain-containing protein, translating into MKKVFVDELSAGIQVDSVFLVRDKNLATTKNGNPFLNLNLIDRTGKIAAKVWERRDDPGYVERINGDFGKNDFVRVSGRVETYMENIQLIVDSIGQVAAGDVELSDFIPTGDRNPDEMVRELMKIGEKIRNPYIKRLLSAFFTDNDFMRKFKQAPAAKKLHQAYLGGLLEHTLNLVKMAMAVSEHYPHVNRDLLVCGTILHDIGKMEELDYERSFDYSDSGRLLGHIFIGAEMVRERIKMIEGFPERLADLIIHMILSHHGEFVHGSPVLPAIPEAIILHHVDNMDAKVWGFMGEVERSSDIDGNWTRYSNVYERFIYKGDTFLDLSGDEGEKEKKKKKKLSMSLFDDE; encoded by the coding sequence ATGAAAAAGGTATTCGTGGATGAGCTGAGCGCGGGGATACAGGTCGATTCCGTCTTCCTGGTCAGGGACAAGAACCTTGCCACGACCAAAAACGGAAATCCCTTCTTGAACCTGAACTTGATCGACAGGACGGGAAAGATCGCCGCCAAGGTCTGGGAGAGGAGGGACGATCCCGGTTACGTGGAGAGGATAAACGGGGATTTCGGCAAGAACGACTTCGTCAGGGTATCGGGTCGGGTGGAGACCTATATGGAAAACATCCAGCTCATTGTCGACTCGATCGGGCAGGTTGCGGCCGGGGACGTGGAGCTCTCCGACTTCATCCCGACGGGCGACAGGAATCCGGACGAGATGGTCAGGGAGCTGATGAAGATCGGCGAGAAGATAAGAAATCCCTACATCAAGAGACTCCTCTCCGCCTTCTTTACCGACAACGACTTCATGAGGAAGTTCAAGCAGGCCCCGGCGGCCAAGAAGCTCCACCAGGCGTACCTGGGGGGGCTTCTGGAGCACACGCTGAATCTCGTAAAGATGGCAATGGCCGTATCCGAGCACTACCCCCACGTGAACCGTGATCTTCTCGTATGCGGGACAATCCTCCACGACATCGGCAAGATGGAGGAGCTCGATTACGAGCGCTCCTTCGACTATTCCGACAGCGGCAGGCTTCTGGGCCATATCTTCATCGGGGCCGAGATGGTGAGGGAGAGAATAAAAATGATCGAGGGCTTTCCTGAGAGGCTCGCCGACTTAATAATCCACATGATCCTCTCCCACCACGGCGAATTCGTGCACGGATCTCCCGTTTTGCCCGCAATCCCGGAGGCGATCATCCTCCATCACGTAGACAACATGGACGCCAAGGTGTGGGGATTCATGGGAGAGGTAGAGAGGTCTTCCGATATCGACGGGAACTGGACCAGGTACTCCAACGTCTATGAGAGGTTCATCTATAAGGGGGATACCTTTTTGGACCTCTCCGGCGATGAAGGGGAGAAGGAGAAGAAGAAAAAGAAAAAGCTCAGCATGAGCCTCTTTGACGACGAGTGA
- a CDS encoding glutamate--tRNA ligase, translating into MTAGGAPVRVRFAPSPTGPLHLGNARIAIVNHLFKLKTKGALVLRIEDTDPERFDPSSEKLIHDELKWLGITPDEGPNIGGDFGPYRQGERGDIYRKFAEALLEEGFCFKCFCADEELEIERKAAVARGLPPRYSGRCRNLTSEEMEVKGETPFTIRFRVETGPGNREIVVNDLVHKRVVFTTEAFGDFIILRADGSAVYNFSSAIDDHLMGITHVIRGEDHLPNTPRQVLIYRALKATPPVFAHLPLLLSADGEKLKKRGGRDPNLEELKETGYTRDAILNYLASIGNPAFSAGKVAVDKEIADRFEIKRLGRSAVKVDVEKLKGINRRHLRGLSRDGLSDLISPFLKSDGFDFSESELKEFSEAIRENITLLEDARRYSPVFFKDLPEIESDAEKILAGKNTKNVLESFLATVEPIENLTREAYGKAVKEAMEKAGIKGKDFFMPLRAALTGITSGPELEAVAAFIGIKRVRERICRALKQY; encoded by the coding sequence ATGACAGCCGGTGGCGCCCCCGTCAGAGTCAGATTCGCACCGAGCCCCACGGGCCCCCTCCACCTCGGAAATGCGAGGATCGCAATCGTAAACCACCTCTTCAAATTGAAGACAAAGGGCGCCCTTGTCCTGAGGATCGAGGACACCGATCCGGAGCGTTTCGACCCCTCCTCCGAAAAGCTGATCCACGACGAGCTAAAGTGGCTCGGGATCACCCCGGACGAGGGGCCGAATATCGGCGGGGACTTCGGCCCATACAGGCAGGGGGAGAGGGGAGATATCTACCGTAAATTCGCGGAGGCGCTTTTGGAAGAGGGCTTCTGCTTCAAGTGCTTCTGCGCCGACGAGGAGCTCGAGATAGAGAGAAAGGCGGCCGTAGCAAGAGGCCTTCCCCCCCGCTACTCGGGGAGGTGCAGGAACCTCACGAGTGAAGAAATGGAGGTCAAGGGGGAAACGCCCTTCACGATACGCTTCAGGGTGGAGACCGGCCCGGGAAACAGGGAGATAGTCGTCAACGACCTCGTCCACAAGAGGGTTGTCTTCACCACGGAAGCTTTCGGCGACTTCATAATCCTGAGGGCGGACGGGTCGGCCGTCTATAACTTCTCCTCGGCAATAGACGACCACCTGATGGGGATCACCCACGTCATCAGGGGGGAAGACCACCTCCCGAACACGCCCAGGCAAGTGCTTATCTACAGGGCCTTGAAGGCTACACCGCCTGTCTTCGCCCACCTCCCCCTCCTCCTATCCGCCGACGGCGAAAAGCTGAAAAAGAGGGGGGGAAGAGACCCGAACCTCGAAGAGTTGAAGGAGACCGGCTACACGAGGGACGCAATATTGAACTACCTCGCCTCTATAGGGAATCCGGCCTTCAGTGCAGGAAAGGTCGCAGTTGACAAAGAGATCGCCGACCGATTCGAGATAAAGAGATTGGGCCGGAGCGCCGTAAAGGTCGACGTGGAGAAGCTCAAGGGGATCAACCGCCGTCACCTCCGGGGGTTGAGCAGAGATGGTCTTTCCGATCTGATTTCCCCCTTTCTTAAGAGTGACGGCTTTGACTTCAGCGAATCGGAGCTGAAGGAGTTCTCGGAGGCGATAAGGGAAAACATCACGCTCCTTGAGGACGCAAGGAGATACTCCCCGGTATTCTTCAAAGACCTTCCCGAGATAGAGAGCGATGCCGAAAAAATATTGGCGGGAAAGAACACGAAGAATGTCCTCGAATCATTTTTAGCTACGGTCGAACCGATTGAAAATCTGACGCGGGAGGCCTACGGGAAGGCTGTGAAGGAAGCGATGGAGAAGGCCGGAATCAAGGGCAAGGATTTTTTCATGCCCCTTCGCGCCGCCCTGACCGGGATTACGTCCGGGCCGGAGCTCGAGGCGGTAGCCGCCTTCATCGGCATCAAGAGAGTAAGGGAGAGAATCTGCAGGGCGCTGAAGCAGTATTGA
- a CDS encoding 2-C-methyl-D-erythritol 2,4-cyclodiphosphate synthase, whose translation MMRFGIGYDVHRLVRERRLILGGVTIPYKKGLLGHSDADVLAHAVTDALLGAAGLGDIGLHFPDSDPKYKGADSIALLETAYEKVRSVGFVFNNLDAVIIAEEPKLSLFMPEMKRRIAGALTADPGAINIKATTTEGLGFEGKKKGIAAWAVVSISPTAKKTRKPAGGGR comes from the coding sequence CTGATGAGATTCGGCATCGGTTACGACGTACACAGACTGGTAAGGGAAAGAAGGCTGATATTGGGGGGCGTCACTATACCCTACAAGAAGGGGCTCCTTGGGCACTCCGACGCCGACGTCCTGGCCCACGCGGTCACGGACGCCCTACTGGGCGCGGCCGGCCTCGGCGACATCGGCCTCCATTTCCCCGACAGCGACCCCAAGTACAAGGGGGCCGACAGCATAGCGCTCCTGGAGACCGCCTACGAAAAGGTGAGGTCTGTCGGATTTGTCTTCAACAACCTGGATGCCGTCATCATCGCCGAAGAGCCTAAGCTCTCCCTCTTCATGCCGGAGATGAAAAGGAGGATCGCCGGTGCCCTAACGGCCGATCCCGGCGCGATAAACATCAAGGCCACCACCACCGAGGGATTGGGATTCGAAGGGAAAAAGAAGGGGATCGCCGCGTGGGCTGTAGTATCTATCTCGCCGACCGCGAAAAAAACCAGGAAACCGGCCGGGGGCGGAAGATGA
- a CDS encoding TRAM domain-containing protein: MRRMILGTFILRAIFIIVATALGYMSGPILKTVIPPYNSIIGGAVGFMAAVVVILSIVWAKKNELKVVISAVFGLIIGIIIANLISYTLIFKILKPDTFTFTLFILTNFIFAYLGCGIGIMKGPEISFRFLRRLPGESQKEMNYKILDTSVIIDGRISDLCETGFIEGIFQIPQFVLRELQHIADSSDPIKRTRGRRGLDILQKLQKQIDIDVEITDVDFPKIREVDAKLIALAQKNKGKIITNDFNLNKVAELQGVDVLNINQLANALKPVVLPGEIMNVRILKEGKEEGQGVAYLDDGTMVVVDNARKLMGKNVDVSVTSVLQTTAGRMIFTVLKSEEADRVYENTSH; the protein is encoded by the coding sequence ATGAGGAGAATGATCTTGGGTACATTTATTTTACGGGCCATTTTTATAATAGTGGCAACGGCCCTTGGATATATGTCCGGACCGATTTTAAAGACTGTAATCCCGCCTTACAATTCAATCATTGGAGGGGCGGTTGGTTTCATGGCGGCTGTTGTTGTTATTCTCAGCATCGTCTGGGCCAAGAAAAACGAACTTAAGGTGGTAATAAGCGCTGTTTTTGGCCTTATTATTGGAATCATTATCGCCAACCTTATCTCATACACTCTGATCTTTAAAATCTTAAAGCCGGATACCTTTACCTTCACCCTCTTTATACTTACAAATTTCATATTCGCATATCTGGGATGCGGAATAGGAATAATGAAGGGGCCGGAGATCAGCTTCAGGTTCTTGAGGAGGCTCCCCGGAGAATCACAGAAGGAGATGAACTATAAGATACTCGACACATCGGTGATTATCGACGGCCGCATATCCGACCTCTGCGAGACCGGGTTTATAGAGGGTATATTTCAGATACCGCAGTTTGTCTTGCGGGAGCTGCAGCACATCGCCGACTCCTCCGATCCGATCAAGAGGACGAGGGGGAGAAGGGGTCTCGACATCCTGCAGAAACTCCAGAAGCAGATCGACATCGATGTGGAGATCACCGACGTCGATTTTCCGAAGATCAGGGAAGTGGACGCAAAGCTGATCGCGCTTGCCCAGAAGAACAAGGGTAAGATCATCACCAACGACTTCAACCTGAACAAGGTGGCGGAGCTCCAGGGCGTTGACGTCCTGAACATCAACCAGCTGGCGAACGCCCTGAAGCCGGTCGTGCTTCCTGGGGAGATAATGAACGTGAGAATTCTGAAGGAGGGGAAGGAAGAGGGACAGGGGGTGGCCTATCTGGACGACGGCACCATGGTGGTTGTGGACAACGCCAGAAAGCTGATGGGAAAAAACGTCGACGTCTCGGTAACCTCTGTCCTCCAGACCACCGCCGGACGAATGATCTTTACCGTCTTAAAAAGCGAAGAGGCCGACAGGGTCTACGAAAACACAAGCCACTAA